A portion of the Acidobacteriaceae bacterium genome contains these proteins:
- a CDS encoding cold shock domain-containing protein translates to MAQYKGTVKWFNNAKGFGFLGRPDGTDVFVHYSSIQMDGYRGLKEGDEVEFDIIQGDKGPQADNVTILKQA, encoded by the coding sequence ATGGCTCAGTACAAAGGCACCGTGAAGTGGTTCAACAACGCAAAAGGCTTCGGCTTCCTGGGACGTCCAGATGGCACAGACGTCTTCGTTCACTACAGCTCTATCCAGATGGATGGATACCGCGGCCTCAAAGAAGGGGACGAGGTAGAGTTCGACATCATTCAGGGAGACAAAGGACCACAGGCTGACAACGTCACGATTCTCAAACAGGCTTGA
- a CDS encoding superinfection immunity protein: MHALFAICLLPFGAIHFLPTIIALLRDTRGKFGIFMINLFFGWTVIGWVIALFLALRNEPRWTRAYAYAPAGYSRRY; encoded by the coding sequence ATGCACGCACTATTTGCAATTTGTCTGTTGCCGTTTGGAGCGATCCACTTTCTTCCGACCATCATTGCGCTGCTGCGCGATACGCGGGGCAAGTTTGGCATCTTCATGATCAATCTCTTCTTTGGCTGGACCGTGATTGGCTGGGTGATTGCGTTGTTTCTGGCTCTGCGGAATGAGCCGCGCTGGACGCGGGCTTATGCGTATGCTCCGGCAGGCTACTCGCGTCGGTACTAA
- a CDS encoding NUDIX hydrolase: MPKVVKTAAKPSKKATSKPAKVTAADKPLAGKTLRGKAKVLASKTVYQGRVFWVTQDEVTEPGGVHATRDVIRHNGSVVILAVDTKSNPKDPGILLIRQYRHAADQFLLELPAGRIEKGEKLIPAAKRELIEETGYRAKKWTVHTKYFASPGFLSEAMHILLAEDLTLGQATPEEDEKIELHMTPLSEVMRLIHAGKIHDGKTLIGVLLYASLQPAKRKK, translated from the coding sequence ATGCCGAAAGTCGTCAAAACAGCCGCCAAACCGTCGAAGAAAGCCACCAGCAAACCCGCCAAAGTCACCGCTGCCGACAAGCCGCTTGCCGGAAAAACGCTGCGCGGCAAAGCCAAAGTACTCGCCAGCAAGACCGTCTACCAGGGCAGAGTCTTCTGGGTCACGCAGGACGAAGTCACCGAACCCGGCGGCGTCCATGCCACACGCGACGTCATCCGCCACAACGGCTCCGTCGTTATCCTCGCCGTCGACACCAAATCCAATCCCAAAGACCCCGGCATCCTGCTCATTCGCCAGTACCGCCACGCTGCCGACCAGTTCCTGCTCGAACTACCCGCCGGCCGCATCGAAAAGGGCGAAAAGCTAATCCCTGCCGCCAAACGCGAACTCATCGAAGAGACCGGCTACCGCGCCAAAAAGTGGACAGTTCACACCAAGTACTTCGCCAGCCCCGGCTTCCTTTCTGAAGCCATGCACATCCTGCTCGCCGAAGACCTCACGCTCGGCCAGGCCACTCCCGAGGAAGACGAGAAGATCGAGCTGCACATGACGCCGCTCAGCGAAGTCATGCGCCTCATCCATGCGGGCAAAATCCACGACGGCAAAACCCTCATAGGTGTCCTGCTCTACGCTTCACTCCAGCCCGCCAAGCGAAAAAAGTAA
- the bshC gene encoding bacillithiol biosynthesis cysteine-adding enzyme BshC has translation MNAECFPISTLPGTSALFRAFCEGAPAEAAASLAKWYPADPFHMGWAAKSPELPVGHREGLADVLKAQAEAFGAGVATFENIEKLRKGAAAVVTGQQVGLFGGPLLTLLKAATAVRKAKDATEATGREHVPVFWLASEDHDLAEVDQVALLSKTAVEKLELGLKAERPVPVGGLPIDAAGTLDNLLDYACDLFAWGPFADTLRESYAAGETLASSFGKLMTRVFADFGLIVMDAASREFHALGASALRGAIEEAEALEEALFARSAELEAKGFHAQVLVSKGQSLLFLIDAETGARQALKRMADGEWKAGARTLTTAELLAVLEAEPERISPNALLRPVFQDTILPTAAYVGGPAEVAYFAQSAVVYERLLGRITPVLPRLSATLIEPAIGQVMQQHEVAVQQVWAAKTVDELALRLGARALPIEAKRKLAAVGNAMDTELSALTEYAESLSAELGKAAGVSASKMRYQMNRLRRMAAQYELQREASLRKHATAIMLNILPDGHLQERWLGGAWYLAKDDGSLVQSLVEHAGLECPGHRVLFL, from the coding sequence ATGAACGCCGAATGCTTCCCTATATCGACGCTGCCAGGAACGAGCGCGCTTTTCCGCGCCTTCTGCGAGGGTGCGCCTGCGGAGGCAGCGGCATCGCTGGCGAAGTGGTACCCGGCTGATCCGTTTCACATGGGCTGGGCGGCGAAGTCGCCGGAGTTGCCCGTGGGGCATCGCGAGGGCCTGGCTGATGTGCTGAAGGCGCAGGCTGAGGCCTTTGGCGCTGGCGTGGCCACGTTCGAAAATATTGAGAAGCTGCGCAAGGGCGCGGCTGCGGTCGTGACCGGGCAGCAGGTGGGCCTGTTTGGCGGACCGTTGCTGACGCTGCTGAAGGCCGCGACGGCTGTTCGCAAGGCCAAGGACGCTACCGAAGCGACAGGTCGCGAGCATGTGCCGGTGTTCTGGCTGGCGAGCGAAGATCATGACCTGGCGGAAGTCGACCAGGTGGCGTTGTTATCGAAGACCGCTGTCGAGAAACTGGAGCTTGGCCTGAAGGCAGAGCGTCCGGTGCCGGTGGGGGGGCTGCCGATTGACGCTGCGGGGACGCTGGACAATCTTCTGGATTACGCTTGCGACCTGTTTGCGTGGGGGCCGTTTGCGGATACGCTGCGCGAGTCCTACGCTGCGGGTGAGACGCTGGCTTCGTCGTTTGGCAAGCTGATGACGCGGGTCTTTGCAGATTTCGGTTTGATTGTGATGGATGCGGCGTCGCGTGAGTTTCATGCCCTGGGCGCGAGTGCTTTGCGCGGCGCGATTGAAGAAGCCGAGGCGCTGGAAGAGGCGTTATTCGCTCGCTCTGCGGAGCTGGAAGCGAAGGGATTTCATGCCCAGGTGCTGGTGTCGAAGGGGCAGTCACTGCTGTTCCTGATCGACGCAGAGACCGGTGCGCGCCAGGCGCTGAAGCGGATGGCGGATGGCGAGTGGAAGGCTGGAGCAAGGACGCTGACGACGGCGGAGCTGCTGGCAGTTCTCGAAGCCGAGCCAGAGCGCATCAGCCCGAATGCTTTGTTGCGTCCGGTGTTTCAGGACACGATTCTGCCGACGGCGGCTTATGTTGGTGGACCGGCTGAGGTCGCGTACTTTGCGCAGTCGGCGGTGGTGTACGAGCGGTTGCTCGGCCGCATTACGCCGGTGCTGCCGCGGTTGTCGGCGACGCTGATCGAGCCTGCGATTGGGCAGGTGATGCAGCAGCACGAGGTTGCCGTGCAGCAGGTGTGGGCCGCGAAGACGGTGGACGAACTCGCGCTGCGGTTAGGTGCGCGTGCGTTGCCGATTGAGGCCAAGCGCAAGCTGGCTGCGGTGGGCAATGCGATGGATACGGAGCTATCTGCGCTGACGGAGTACGCTGAAAGTCTGAGCGCGGAGCTGGGTAAGGCTGCAGGAGTGAGCGCGAGCAAGATGCGGTACCAGATGAATCGTCTGCGGCGAATGGCGGCTCAGTATGAGCTGCAGCGTGAGGCTTCGCTGCGCAAGCATGCGACGGCGATCATGCTGAACATTCTGCCGGATGGGCATTTGCAGGAGCGCTGGCTGGGCGGTGCGTGGTATCTCGCCAAGGATGATGGCTCGCTGGTGCAGTCGCTGGTGGAGCATGCCGGGCTGGAGTGTCCGGGGCATCGGGTGTTGTTTCTGTAA